In a single window of the Chitinophagales bacterium genome:
- a CDS encoding chloride channel protein has protein sequence MKNKKWINFRLLFRRITSWRLLNLSQRHFILILSVIVGLLSGLAVVVIKNTVHFIQKIITLGFAEDLHKYLFVVYPLIGILITVFIIQRFIGRPVYPGIPFALFSISKRNSIIRRFRMFSSVITSVFTVGFGGSAGLEGPSVMTSAAIGSNIGRAFKMNYKVRTLLIGCAATASLAAIFKAPVAAIVFAIEVIMLDLTTASLIPLLLASVSAAIISSFFLGDDVLFHFTLVDQFRASDLPFYLLLGVVSGVISLYFSKIYLYIVGRFQSLKNPYKRALIGGLLMGVLLLLFPPLYGEGYDIVNAILNGKGDQLTQNTLFETDNSYLFLLFVVTVLFFKALATSFTIGSGGVGGIFAPTLFMGSVLGFSFSRALNLFGFKDVSESNFTLVGMAGLMAGVLHAPLTAIFLIAEITGGYELFIPLMFTGAIAFTTVKIFMPHSIYTIELAKRGELITHHKDKAVLTLMRLEKEIEKNFIPLSPNATLGELVNSISKSNRNLFPVLDKSGFLVGILTLDQVRDIMFDKSLYDDVKVESLMEAPPEQIEVHESMDTVVEKFERSGAWNLPVLDNGKYVGFVSKSKLFSAYRNLLVEFSEE, from the coding sequence ATTTAAGCCAGAGACATTTCATTCTTATTTTAAGCGTAATCGTTGGGCTGCTCTCCGGATTAGCTGTAGTGGTGATCAAGAATACAGTCCACTTTATCCAGAAAATTATTACACTTGGTTTTGCGGAAGATTTGCACAAATACTTGTTTGTGGTATACCCTCTAATCGGGATTTTAATTACAGTTTTTATTATTCAAAGATTTATTGGCCGACCTGTATATCCGGGCATTCCATTTGCCCTTTTTTCAATTTCCAAGCGCAATAGTATAATCAGAAGATTTAGGATGTTTTCTTCAGTAATTACCAGTGTGTTTACTGTTGGTTTTGGTGGCTCTGCCGGATTGGAGGGGCCTAGTGTAATGACGAGTGCTGCCATAGGATCGAATATTGGCAGGGCTTTTAAGATGAATTACAAAGTCAGAACCTTGTTGATTGGCTGCGCTGCAACAGCTTCACTTGCGGCTATTTTTAAAGCCCCTGTAGCGGCCATAGTTTTTGCCATAGAAGTGATTATGCTGGATTTGACAACAGCTTCGCTTATTCCATTGCTACTGGCATCAGTAAGTGCTGCAATTATATCCAGCTTTTTCCTGGGTGATGATGTCTTGTTTCATTTCACCCTGGTAGATCAGTTCAGGGCTTCAGATTTACCTTTTTATTTGCTTCTCGGTGTTGTGTCTGGAGTGATTTCACTTTATTTCAGCAAAATTTACCTCTATATTGTTGGGCGTTTTCAAAGTCTTAAAAATCCTTATAAACGCGCCTTGATTGGAGGTTTATTGATGGGTGTGCTTTTACTTTTATTCCCTCCGTTATATGGTGAGGGTTATGATATTGTCAATGCTATTTTGAACGGCAAGGGAGATCAGCTGACTCAGAACACACTTTTTGAAACAGATAACAGCTATTTGTTTTTGCTCTTTGTGGTAACGGTCCTTTTCTTTAAGGCATTGGCCACTTCATTTACCATTGGCAGCGGGGGAGTAGGTGGGATTTTTGCCCCGACTCTTTTTATGGGGAGTGTACTGGGTTTTTCCTTTTCCCGGGCACTTAATTTGTTTGGGTTTAAAGATGTTTCCGAAAGCAATTTTACTTTAGTAGGAATGGCAGGTTTGATGGCAGGAGTTTTGCATGCGCCACTTACTGCGATTTTTCTGATAGCAGAGATTACCGGAGGATATGAGTTGTTTATACCACTGATGTTCACCGGTGCTATAGCTTTTACCACGGTGAAGATATTTATGCCTCACTCTATTTATACAATTGAGCTTGCTAAAAGAGGTGAATTGATTACGCATCACAAAGACAAAGCTGTATTGACGCTTATGCGGCTGGAAAAGGAAATAGAGAAAAATTTCATCCCCTTAAGCCCAAATGCTACGCTTGGTGAATTGGTAAACAGCATTTCTAAATCCAACAGAAATCTTTTTCCGGTATTGGATAAAAGTGGTTTTCTGGTTGGGATATTGACGCTGGATCAGGTGCGGGATATTATGTTTGACAAATCGCTTTATGATGATGTGAAGGTAGAGAGTCTTATGGAAGCACCGCCTGAACAAATAGAAGTGCATGAGTCGATGGATACTGTTGTAGAGAAATTTGAGCGTAGTGGTGCATGGAATTTACCTGTACTCGACAATGGAAAATATGTAGGATTTGTTTCAAAGTCCAAACTGTTCAGTGCCTACCGGAATTTGTTGGTAGAGTTTTCAGAAGAGTGA
- a CDS encoding T9SS type A sorting domain-containing protein, whose translation MKVLHKIIIVTSVLLLSISLISFRSDSDDLYWYVNGEPYYWEEQSDVYAFRMHNSSTAKLNIDEELVDRVQHRSDKKDKIRLVYFNEQSSEFDRQQVISEIESSIDFDISFPVITQFPNLKYDKGMWFVVDDHLMANFKPSEIDSSSVQNFEIKHNLLAINRPSGNLPSSASFTYIFEIDDTELKYANAIQLSRSIYLEDQQILKNIQPNLINAYEERGEEEVISSISDNAFSEEREFYLVNVTSEQVRVFCKLPKIDQGIIFNIYDLTGRKLFTKTLNSGAIDFDINLSAYSRGLYIANLENKNGETIEQRKFRKL comes from the coding sequence ATGAAGGTTCTGCACAAAATAATTATTGTCACATCGGTGCTCTTACTGAGTATCTCACTGATCAGTTTCAGGTCTGATTCGGATGATTTGTACTGGTATGTAAACGGTGAACCCTATTACTGGGAAGAGCAATCCGATGTTTATGCCTTCAGGATGCACAATTCATCTACAGCAAAGCTTAATATTGATGAAGAGCTGGTAGATCGTGTACAACATCGTTCAGACAAAAAAGACAAGATCAGATTGGTTTATTTCAATGAACAGAGTTCTGAATTTGATAGACAACAAGTCATTTCAGAAATTGAATCATCTATTGATTTTGATATTAGTTTCCCTGTAATTACTCAATTCCCCAATCTGAAATACGATAAAGGAATGTGGTTTGTTGTAGATGATCACCTGATGGCTAATTTTAAACCCTCTGAGATTGATAGCAGCAGTGTTCAAAACTTTGAAATCAAACACAATCTATTGGCTATAAACCGTCCTTCGGGCAATCTGCCTTCTTCGGCAAGCTTCACCTATATTTTCGAGATTGATGATACTGAGTTGAAATATGCCAATGCGATTCAACTCTCGCGCTCCATATATCTTGAGGATCAGCAGATTCTGAAGAACATTCAACCCAATTTGATAAATGCCTATGAAGAAAGGGGAGAAGAGGAAGTGATTAGTTCAATTTCAGACAATGCCTTTTCAGAAGAAAGAGAGTTTTATCTTGTAAATGTCACAAGTGAACAGGTAAGGGTATTTTGCAAATTGCCGAAAATTGATCAAGGGATTATTTTTAATATTTATGATCTAACCGGACGAAAATTATTTACCAAAACGCTGAATAGTGGTGCAATAGATTTTGATATAAATCTTTCAGCATACTCCAGGGGACTTTACATCGCAAATCTGGAGAATAAAAATGGAGAAACAATAGAGCAGCGAAAGTTTAGAAAATTATAA
- a CDS encoding asparagine synthase-related protein: MYGFTIIYNNTEDIEFAEMQKIEFISSQSQSRYSFYYNPHSKFNKDKCFGENEQFIVGMDGVILNLRQLRKTYALSDNFKLILHLHNQFGKNFINQFSGEFCGFIFDKDSHELLFFTNQAGTKKALYCKAGNSTIISPDLKIISDLKSEIDGANQLNFNAAYAMLTFGGTYKSQTLISGIHKLCAGQLLQVSGDKLSVENYHSFNNIKSKIYSEEKAIELLEAHFSNAIEMEYQKDIEYGYKHIATLSGGLDSRMNVMAAAKMGLSTHNFCFSQSGYADEQISRKISADLGNTYTFIPLDEAIYMEHIEENLSCYNASIFYLAAAHFNFALKKLKLNDFGLIHTGQIGGAVMGGFISKNPDNPDYFSTATSKKLIHKIDFIKTDDYASEEVFKFHNRLFNITVSGSLICENNQSYLCSPFLNTDFIEACLSIDIHLKQNSKLYFKWIEKYRPEIAQYKWEKTGFKPNAQWKNELSRYRNKIKQIYHNKTGQLQKTSMNPYEYWYRKNKNIRDLYKTRFETLIDLVIDKNLNKDMHFLFEKGNTLEKSLVITLLEAINKYNIKA, from the coding sequence TTGTACGGATTTACTATTATATACAACAATACCGAAGACATTGAATTTGCGGAAATGCAAAAGATCGAATTTATTTCAAGTCAATCTCAAAGTCGGTATTCCTTCTATTATAATCCTCATTCAAAATTTAATAAAGACAAGTGTTTTGGGGAAAATGAGCAGTTTATTGTCGGAATGGACGGGGTTATTTTAAATCTTCGGCAACTTAGAAAAACATATGCGCTTTCAGATAATTTCAAGCTGATACTCCATCTGCACAATCAATTTGGCAAAAATTTCATCAATCAGTTCAGCGGGGAATTTTGTGGTTTTATTTTTGACAAAGACAGCCATGAGCTCTTGTTTTTCACCAACCAGGCTGGCACAAAAAAGGCACTGTACTGCAAAGCCGGAAATTCTACCATAATCAGTCCAGATTTGAAAATTATCAGTGACCTGAAAAGCGAAATAGATGGTGCTAACCAACTTAATTTTAATGCTGCTTATGCCATGCTCACTTTTGGCGGTACATACAAAAGCCAGACACTGATTTCCGGTATCCATAAGCTTTGTGCAGGACAATTGCTGCAAGTCTCCGGAGATAAATTAAGTGTGGAAAATTATCACAGTTTCAATAATATTAAATCAAAAATTTACAGTGAAGAAAAAGCCATTGAGCTGCTTGAAGCACATTTCAGCAATGCCATTGAAATGGAATATCAAAAGGATATTGAGTATGGCTACAAGCATATTGCAACCCTGAGCGGTGGACTGGACTCCAGGATGAATGTAATGGCTGCTGCAAAAATGGGGCTTTCAACACACAATTTTTGTTTTTCGCAATCGGGCTATGCAGATGAGCAAATCTCAAGAAAAATAAGTGCTGACCTGGGCAATACCTACACTTTTATTCCGCTTGATGAAGCCATATATATGGAGCATATTGAAGAAAATCTATCCTGTTACAATGCTTCGATATTTTACCTGGCAGCAGCACATTTTAATTTCGCACTGAAAAAACTCAAACTGAATGATTTTGGACTTATCCATACCGGGCAAATTGGCGGTGCTGTGATGGGAGGTTTTATTTCTAAAAATCCCGATAACCCCGATTACTTTTCCACAGCTACTTCAAAAAAGCTGATCCACAAAATTGATTTTATAAAAACTGATGATTACGCTTCGGAAGAAGTTTTTAAATTCCACAATAGATTATTCAACATAACTGTATCAGGATCATTAATTTGCGAAAATAACCAGAGCTATCTTTGTTCTCCTTTCCTCAATACCGATTTTATTGAGGCCTGCTTGTCTATTGATATCCATCTAAAACAAAACAGCAAGCTCTATTTTAAGTGGATCGAAAAATACAGACCTGAAATTGCGCAGTACAAATGGGAAAAAACAGGTTTTAAACCCAATGCGCAATGGAAAAATGAATTGAGCAGATACCGCAATAAAATTAAACAGATTTATCATAACAAAACCGGGCAATTGCAAAAAACCAGTATGAACCCCTATGAATATTGGTATAGGAAAAACAAAAATATACGAGACCTTTACAAAACCCGTTTTGAGACTCTAATTGATCTGGTCATTGACAAAAACCTGAACAAGGATATGCACTTCTTATTCGAAAAAGGAAATACCTTAGAGAAATCGCTGGTAATTACTTTGCTGGAGGCAATTAATAAATACAATATAAAAGCTTGA
- a CDS encoding oligosaccharide flippase family protein, whose product MSAQNFIQSFLKRKGAYVLFSSFAIKLLAFLLTLYVIRVIPKDEFGYIVYAVTIIAFILPFHGFGVHQGLLRYGSISESQQLKKYYFNLIIKRGIFYSAIMIAVICLLSPLLSSNLEQSLIYIIVLSFQLISLLLIESIRIYTRLINLNKGFAITGIYNSLILLLSAMLATYFWGGKGYVAALVLAPFFYSAYLIKRFNLLRYNRKLKPQHSIREFLSYGFYSSLGGVLSQLLYAVDILLIGNLIQDAEQLAQYKTSNIIPFSLHILPVAIMTTDFVKLAKNAQSNRTFIKDYYLNYLKVMLFICIGIIIVFYFFSHDILHIFGKQYTEDNNLMLIFSIGTVGALLLRIPLGNMLSAIGWPRVNAFFSLIVLLINVFAGYYFVLHYGVLGAAYTTVFLMWFSGILSLFALVKFLK is encoded by the coding sequence TTGAGTGCACAGAACTTCATACAATCTTTTCTGAAGCGCAAAGGTGCCTATGTGCTGTTTTCTTCATTTGCGATCAAATTATTGGCTTTCCTGCTTACATTATACGTGATCAGAGTAATTCCAAAAGATGAATTCGGATACATTGTTTATGCTGTTACCATTATTGCCTTTATACTGCCTTTTCACGGTTTTGGCGTACACCAGGGATTGCTCAGGTATGGCTCAATTTCAGAATCGCAGCAATTAAAGAAATACTATTTTAACCTTATCATTAAAAGGGGAATATTCTATTCGGCTATAATGATAGCAGTGATTTGCCTGCTTTCGCCATTGCTCTCCTCCAACCTTGAACAATCGCTGATTTATATCATAGTGTTGAGTTTTCAACTGATCAGTTTGTTGTTGATCGAGAGCATCAGGATTTATACCCGGCTGATCAATCTCAATAAAGGCTTTGCGATTACCGGGATATACAACAGCCTGATTCTACTACTGTCAGCGATGTTAGCCACTTATTTTTGGGGTGGAAAAGGCTATGTGGCAGCGCTTGTATTAGCACCATTTTTCTATTCTGCATACCTCATTAAAAGATTTAATTTGCTGCGGTACAACCGGAAATTAAAGCCACAGCATTCCATCAGGGAATTTTTGAGTTATGGTTTTTATTCAAGCCTGGGTGGTGTATTGTCACAATTGCTCTATGCCGTAGATATTCTGCTTATCGGAAATTTAATACAGGATGCAGAACAACTTGCGCAGTACAAAACTTCCAATATAATCCCTTTTAGCCTGCACATTTTACCGGTCGCCATTATGACCACAGATTTTGTGAAGTTGGCAAAAAATGCCCAGTCAAACAGGACATTTATTAAAGATTATTACCTCAACTACCTGAAAGTAATGCTGTTTATATGCATTGGCATAATCATAGTGTTTTACTTTTTCTCACACGATATCCTGCACATTTTTGGAAAGCAATACACCGAGGACAACAACCTGATGCTTATTTTTTCTATTGGGACTGTTGGTGCACTTTTATTAAGGATTCCACTGGGCAATATGCTTTCTGCTATTGGCTGGCCTAGAGTGAATGCGTTTTTCTCATTAATTGTATTGCTGATAAATGTATTTGCCGGCTATTATTTTGTGTTGCATTACGGAGTACTCGGGGCGGCCTACACCACTGTGTTTTTGATGTGGTTTTCAGGAATTTTGTCTTTGTTTGCACTGGTTAAATTTTTAAAATGA
- a CDS encoding DUF4249 domain-containing protein, translated as MLKQGCFQISVTYCSIAMLLLFASCTTNIELDLPEAEPKLVVEGSINAGGPPIVTLSRNASFFGEVNLKDFDQYFVNGANVWVYSNSDSVKLGEFCTASFPENVQRQLARSLGYSFSDTVQLPNICIYTIPEIIDLFQGDSSNAFLGEYRKSYSLKIEAEGKTLTSKTSIPAKPDVHSLGVIPHPDEKKDSLVSVTITFSVPDSGGNFIRYLTKRNNEPFYAPLSASVYSDKLFRGGTYTFPLEAGQNPNREIDWETYSYFWKGDTVKVKWSTIDKAHYDFWNTIENDGGDSPLSTPTRIKSNINGGLGIWGGYGAVYLSIIVPE; from the coding sequence TTGCTTAAACAAGGTTGTTTTCAAATTTCTGTAACCTATTGCAGTATTGCAATGCTACTGCTATTTGCAAGCTGCACAACCAATATTGAACTGGATTTGCCCGAGGCAGAACCCAAACTGGTAGTAGAAGGCAGTATTAATGCCGGTGGCCCACCCATTGTTACGCTTAGCAGAAATGCCTCCTTTTTTGGAGAAGTCAATTTAAAAGATTTCGATCAGTATTTTGTTAATGGAGCAAATGTATGGGTGTATTCCAATTCCGATTCTGTAAAATTAGGTGAATTCTGTACGGCTTCTTTTCCTGAAAATGTGCAACGTCAACTGGCCAGAAGCCTTGGTTATAGTTTTAGTGATACCGTGCAACTGCCCAATATTTGTATATACACCATTCCAGAAATTATCGATTTGTTCCAGGGCGATTCGAGCAATGCTTTTTTGGGAGAATACCGGAAATCTTATTCCTTAAAGATTGAGGCTGAAGGAAAGACTTTGACATCCAAAACAAGTATTCCGGCCAAGCCCGATGTACATTCCCTGGGCGTTATTCCGCATCCAGATGAAAAAAAGGACAGTCTTGTTTCGGTGACGATCACCTTTTCAGTTCCGGATTCAGGCGGTAATTTTATAAGGTATCTGACTAAACGCAATAACGAACCTTTTTATGCACCACTTTCAGCTTCAGTTTACAGTGATAAATTGTTCAGAGGAGGCACCTACACTTTTCCCCTGGAAGCGGGGCAAAATCCCAATAGAGAGATCGATTGGGAAACATACAGCTATTTTTGGAAAGGTGATACCGTAAAGGTGAAATGGTCAACCATTGACAAGGCCCATTATGATTTTTGGAATACTATTGAAAATGATGGAGGAGACTCACCATTGAGCACACCTACACGTATTAAATCCAATATTAATGGGGGACTCGGTATTTGGGGCGGTTATGGGGCAGTATATTTGAGTATAATTGTGCCTGAGTAA
- a CDS encoding cytochrome-c peroxidase, whose protein sequence is MRYWTFLFALSVFFVTACSSEQTSKSLEDREHIQYNLALQDHFELYGSLPLKAENPNNKITDEKVELGRLLYFDKRLSKDGTVSCNSCHNLETFGVDNLPTSPGVGGTLGPRNSPTVFNAALHKSQFWDGRAKDVEEQAGMPILNPIEMAIPSEEFLIERLSQIPLYKEKFSEAFPEEESAINYENLKKAIAVFERLMITPSSFDEYLAGDSSALTLKQKKGMMTFSLVGCTTCHAGRLLGGELLQKFGVYYSYWDYTGSKNIDEGLFEVTKNETEKYIFKVPSLRNVAKTAPYFHDGSVDTLEKAVQIMAITQLDLKLSDSEVENIVAFLNALTSDIPDELKEVPEALKDQEEGMTSL, encoded by the coding sequence ATGCGCTATTGGACTTTTCTATTTGCCTTGTCAGTATTTTTTGTAACTGCCTGCAGTTCTGAACAAACTTCTAAATCATTAGAAGATCGCGAACACATACAATACAACTTGGCACTTCAGGATCATTTTGAGCTTTATGGGAGCTTACCTTTGAAGGCTGAAAACCCAAACAATAAGATCACAGATGAAAAAGTGGAACTGGGACGCTTGCTTTATTTCGACAAGCGCTTGTCCAAAGATGGAACAGTGAGTTGTAATTCCTGCCATAACCTGGAGACATTTGGTGTGGATAATCTACCGACTTCGCCAGGAGTAGGAGGGACTTTAGGCCCCAGAAATTCGCCAACAGTCTTTAATGCGGCATTGCACAAAAGTCAATTTTGGGACGGCCGTGCCAAAGATGTGGAAGAACAGGCTGGTATGCCGATTTTAAACCCAATAGAAATGGCTATTCCCAGCGAAGAATTTTTAATTGAGCGATTGTCTCAAATTCCACTTTACAAAGAGAAATTTAGTGAAGCATTTCCTGAGGAAGAATCTGCAATAAACTATGAGAACCTTAAAAAAGCCATTGCTGTATTTGAGCGTCTAATGATTACCCCTTCTTCATTTGATGAATATCTTGCTGGCGATTCCAGTGCATTAACCCTAAAGCAGAAAAAAGGAATGATGACTTTTTCTTTGGTTGGTTGCACTACTTGTCATGCAGGAAGATTATTAGGTGGGGAGCTATTGCAGAAATTTGGTGTTTATTACAGCTATTGGGATTATACCGGAAGTAAAAATATAGATGAAGGGCTTTTTGAAGTGACAAAAAATGAAACTGAAAAATATATTTTCAAAGTGCCTTCCCTGAGGAATGTAGCCAAAACAGCCCCTTATTTCCACGATGGAAGTGTTGATACGCTTGAAAAAGCTGTTCAAATTATGGCGATCACTCAATTAGACCTAAAGTTGAGTGATTCAGAAGTTGAGAACATCGTTGCTTTTCTAAATGCATTAACCAGCGATATTCCGGATGAATTAAAAGAAGTACCTGAAGCATTAAAAGATCAGGAAGAAGGCATGACATCGCTTTAA
- a CDS encoding class I SAM-dependent methyltransferase: protein MNKLKKLIRGLHLLIKKPSLINLILEDNEQYREIAIKRHQLENGLQQVDFSAIATGNKLTVDPFSFLDGTSLPTDFALLRSLAERFKVKTYLEIGTWRGASVANIAQIVPECYTLNLPDEKLREMKLGENYIQSHRFFSKNLKNVKHLFGNSHQYDFEKLDKKFDMIFIDGDHHYEAVKKDTETAFKLLRDENSIIVWHDYAYSPEKIRWGVMLGILDGCPPDKRNKIFHVSNTLCAVFCNEKFETKTLVPYTLPSKKFKLDIYNLSSIII, encoded by the coding sequence ATGAACAAACTGAAAAAATTAATCCGGGGATTGCACCTGCTTATAAAAAAACCTTCACTCATCAATTTAATATTAGAGGACAATGAGCAATACAGGGAAATTGCAATAAAAAGACATCAGCTGGAAAATGGCCTTCAACAAGTTGATTTTTCAGCTATTGCTACTGGAAATAAACTCACTGTAGATCCTTTCTCCTTTCTTGACGGCACTTCCCTGCCAACGGATTTTGCCTTGTTGAGAAGTCTTGCCGAGCGCTTTAAAGTAAAAACATATCTTGAAATTGGCACCTGGCGTGGGGCAAGTGTGGCGAATATTGCACAGATAGTGCCCGAATGCTACACGCTTAACCTGCCGGATGAGAAACTCAGGGAAATGAAGCTGGGTGAAAATTATATCCAATCGCACCGTTTTTTTTCCAAAAATCTAAAAAATGTCAAGCATCTTTTTGGAAACTCCCACCAATATGATTTTGAAAAGCTGGACAAAAAATTCGACATGATCTTCATTGATGGAGATCATCACTACGAAGCGGTAAAAAAAGATACTGAAACAGCATTTAAGCTACTCCGGGATGAAAACTCCATAATCGTTTGGCACGACTATGCTTATTCCCCGGAAAAAATCCGGTGGGGTGTAATGCTCGGCATCCTCGATGGCTGCCCTCCCGATAAAAGAAACAAGATATTTCACGTGAGCAATACACTTTGTGCTGTTTTTTGCAATGAAAAATTTGAGACCAAAACACTTGTTCCATACACGCTTCCCAGTAAAAAATTCAAACTGGACATTTATAACCTGAGCTCTATAATTATTTAA
- a CDS encoding S8 family peptidase, protein MQLQNWSAKAFILSGLILSNTITGLFASGQNETLYWYEAGKAVEWKVDHSKQFFKLHENYFKEAATAKTYIPFEYVAQNIVSIDQYSSSESVEHYINSGLMSPVTAIYSEGLKEKTLYLDDILLLQLRDLESTKAIEYLQNRYNIELLKAHENSYNTVLFKNLNTNEYINSALLSAKIYEEENAIVKEVQPNRINLFEPLGAANDVDIEKSWFIENSGQAVSCGSYQQEATTDAAIGQAWDNGATGKNTKVAVIDFFGFDYDHPDMQGQMLGGWDCIKNKTYDASNFYFTSSSQAHGMAVAGVIAAKANNGVGSAGVAYDSKVIPMLIDGSEASVVLALQKAISSGFDADVINCSFGSYFPSPAIKNEIDNAINHGRNGKGTFIVASHGNDYYDDINNPQYPSSYDEVISVGASTPDDLRKTPNDGWDVSGSWGTNYGDKMHISAPGVCIFTTDLSGGNGYGSSDYISFHKTSAAAPIVSGVIALMLGQDNTKQYSEVVSELLNTADKVNAGDGGAKYNYYYNEDEQGRSRETGYGRVNALKAVGGTPVGIGNTMDADELGISMNTLVQDKLQINLSNQNTNIEIHTRIVDLSGKTVYFQALIESMEIDANSWATGMYLVHFIIENQAIETRKVVKSSY, encoded by the coding sequence ATGCAGCTACAGAACTGGAGTGCAAAAGCATTTATTTTAAGCGGGCTTATTTTAAGCAACACAATTACCGGACTATTTGCCAGTGGACAGAATGAAACACTTTATTGGTATGAAGCAGGTAAAGCGGTAGAATGGAAAGTTGATCATTCTAAGCAGTTTTTCAAATTGCATGAAAATTATTTTAAAGAAGCAGCTACTGCTAAAACATACATTCCCTTTGAGTATGTTGCCCAAAATATTGTTTCCATAGATCAGTATTCATCCTCTGAGTCTGTGGAGCATTATATAAATTCAGGATTAATGAGTCCTGTTACAGCTATTTATTCTGAAGGACTTAAAGAAAAAACACTGTATTTAGATGATATACTATTACTACAATTGCGTGATCTGGAATCAACAAAAGCAATTGAGTATTTGCAAAATCGCTACAATATAGAATTGCTGAAAGCACATGAAAATAGCTACAATACTGTACTTTTTAAAAATCTCAACACAAATGAGTACATCAATTCGGCTTTGCTTTCTGCTAAAATTTATGAAGAAGAAAATGCTATTGTAAAAGAAGTACAGCCCAATAGAATCAATCTTTTTGAGCCTTTGGGCGCTGCAAATGATGTTGATATTGAAAAATCCTGGTTTATAGAAAACAGCGGGCAGGCTGTATCCTGTGGAAGTTATCAACAAGAAGCTACAACAGATGCCGCAATCGGTCAGGCTTGGGACAATGGAGCTACAGGAAAAAATACTAAGGTTGCAGTGATTGATTTTTTCGGTTTTGACTACGATCATCCCGATATGCAGGGACAAATGCTTGGCGGCTGGGATTGTATTAAAAACAAGACTTATGATGCCTCCAATTTTTACTTTACCAGTAGTTCTCAGGCACATGGTATGGCTGTTGCTGGAGTGATAGCTGCAAAAGCAAATAATGGAGTCGGCTCGGCTGGAGTGGCCTACGATTCTAAAGTTATTCCAATGTTGATAGATGGATCTGAAGCTTCTGTAGTACTGGCACTGCAAAAAGCAATCAGCAGTGGGTTCGATGCTGATGTGATCAATTGTAGTTTTGGTTCTTATTTTCCGAGCCCTGCAATTAAAAATGAAATAGACAATGCCATAAACCATGGAAGAAATGGAAAAGGAACTTTTATTGTCGCTTCACATGGCAATGATTATTATGATGATATTAATAATCCTCAGTATCCATCTTCTTATGATGAAGTGATTAGTGTAGGTGCATCAACACCTGATGATTTGAGAAAAACGCCTAATGATGGATGGGATGTGTCGGGTTCATGGGGCACTAATTATGGAGATAAGATGCATATATCAGCTCCTGGTGTATGTATATTTACTACCGATCTTTCCGGGGGAAATGGTTATGGAAGTTCTGATTATATAAGCTTTCATAAAACTTCTGCAGCAGCGCCAATAGTGAGTGGGGTTATTGCTTTAATGCTGGGGCAAGACAACACTAAGCAATACAGTGAAGTTGTATCAGAATTGCTAAATACCGCTGATAAAGTTAATGCAGGTGATGGCGGTGCTAAATACAATTACTATTATAATGAAGATGAGCAAGGCCGAAGCAGGGAAACCGGTTATGGTCGGGTAAATGCGTTGAAAGCCGTTGGAGGTACTCCTGTAGGTATTGGAAATACAATGGATGCCGATGAATTGGGAATAAGTATGAATACCCTGGTACAAGACAAACTGCAAATTAATCTAAGTAATCAAAATACCAATATTGAAATACATACAAGAATTGTTGATCTTTCGGGTAAAACTGTTTATTTTCAGGCTTTAATAGAATCAATGGAGATTGATGCTAACTCTTGGGCAACAGGCATGTATTTGGTTCATTTTATAATAGAAAATCAAGCCATTGAGACGCGTAAGGTTGTAAAATCCAGCTACTAA